One segment of Haliotis asinina isolate JCU_RB_2024 chromosome 12, JCU_Hal_asi_v2, whole genome shotgun sequence DNA contains the following:
- the LOC137257374 gene encoding uncharacterized protein isoform X3, with translation MYIEHMGGYNHCDFENVRLSTESVSFFRPDTAMSGLRRRRHAGRRNRTSKVYSSGKPGGGGGTGDSLNQVYHSHLAASLKAFQHKQWLPLKHDEFEPTVTRCRPISGRADRRPPSSRPSSAVPRPPQRPRSVPPGAYRPSNGLRTSETPDVTQGNFDTLSPNVLADLLGKSTITPHSFGDRVKDDDMSTSGIDSPNSENDDSSSDSEREPEPPVDSNRPVPQLQLRPEKLDAIYVPEDRKDRRRFDFDAEHVDIPPYEFESALPEPFGRLDLKVIARQKYDWRDILSVRPKAKVVETILDRLIDIEKLQSETVEWETKRLRQRTKQRIPSAKPRDRRCCNTCLQPACVGDCPEKALQPNTCTLCRQQLCTGSCHDNRYESYTRQVHQEEQIESILCNPVPRICITCQKKHNAKLINANNAILRRPKSGNTTYSRGRSSVKPRDLRPRSITDVTSEIIKDIEKLGVEPVQPNRPNTGKYQRPRSRNSLLPGKSYFSNRKDSLTELEKARKRKLRSLRVKRPKSVV, from the exons ATGTATATTGAGCACATGGGTGGATATAACCACTGCGACTTCGAGAACGTGCGATTGAGCACCGAGTCTGTGTCGTTCTTCCGTCCGGACACAGCGATGTCGGGGTTGAGGAGGCGGAGACATGCGGGAAGGCGGAATCGAACGAGT AAGGTGTACAGTTCTGGAAAACCcggaggaggaggagggacaGGGGACAGTCTGAACCAGGTGTATCACAGCCACCTGGCCGCTAGCCTCAAGGCCTTCCAACACAAACAGTGGCTGCCTCTCAAACATGACGAGTTCGAGCCCACCGTCACCCGATGCAGGCCCATCAGTGGAAGGGCCGACAGACG acCTCCTTCGAGTCGACCATCAAGCGCTGTGCCTAGGCCTCCTCAGCGGCCGCGTTCTGTGCCACCTGGAGCCTATCGCCCTTCCAATGGGCTCAGGACAAGTGAGACCCCTGATGTAACACAGGGGAATTTCGATACCCTCAGTCCCAACGTCCTGGCCGACCTCCTAGGGAAAAGCACGATCACGCCGCACAGCTTTGGGGACCGAGTTAAAGATGATGATATGAGCACCAGTGGGATAGACAGTCCTAACTCTGAAAACGACGACTCTTCGTCTGATTCTGAGCGCGAGCCGGAGCCGCCTGTAGACAGCAACAGACCGGTACCCCAACTACAACTGCGACCAGAAAAGTTGGATGCTATCTATGTGCCTGAGGATAGGAAGGATAGACGTAGGTTCGACTTTGACGCCGAGCATGTTGACATTCCTCCTTACGAGTTTGAATCTGCCTTGCCTGAACCGTTTGGTCGTTTAGATCTGAAGGTGATAGCCCGCCAGAAGTACGACTGGCGCGACATACTGTCAGTGCGGCCCAAGGCCAAAGTCGTGGAGACCATTCTTGACCGTTTGATAGACATTGAGAAACTGCAAAGTGAAACGGTCGAATGGGAAACAAAGAGATTGCGACAGAGGACCAAACAAAGAATCCCAAGTGCTAAGCCACGAGACAGGCGGTGCTGTAACACCTGCCTTCAGCCTGCATGTGTTGGAGACTGTCCCGAGAAGGCACTGCAACCAAACACCTGTACCCTGTGCCGCCAGCAATTGTGTACCGGaagttgtcatgacaacaggTACGAGTCCTACACGAGGCAAGTTCATCAAGAAGAACAGATAGAATCAATTCTCTGCAATCCAGTGCCCCGTATATGTATTACCTGCCAGAAAAAACATAATGCTAAACTCATCAACGCAAACAACGCAATCTTAAGACGGCCCAAGTCCGGTAACACAACCTACAGTCGAGGACGCAGTTCCGTCAAACCCCGTGACCTGCGACCTCGCTCTATAACCGACGTGACTTCGGAAATCATCAAAGACATTGAGAAGCTTGGTGTGGAGCCCGTACAACCGAATCGACCAAACACTGGCAAGTACCAGCGGCCAAGAAGCAGGAACTCGCTGCTGCCAGGGAAATCCTACTTCTCCAACAGAAAGGACTCACTTACTGAACTTGAAAAGGCGAGAAAAAGGAAACTTAGATCTCTGCGTGTAAAGCGACCTAAAAGTGTCGTCTGA
- the LOC137257375 gene encoding fatty acid-binding protein homolog 6-like gives MAALLGNWQLERHENMDEYMKAVGVNIILRKMGLSITSYEEIKQDGDNWEIHITSTFKNAHLIFKLGEEFDEETMDGRKVKSTIVLEGDKLIHHQTAVKEDGENSTITRELEGDTLVITFVALKKNVTAKRFYKRYTK, from the exons ATGGCTGCATTGCTTGGAAATTGGCAGTTGGAACGTCATGAAAACATGGACGAATATATGAAGGCTGTCG GGGTGAACATTATATTGAGGAAGATGGGTCTCTCTATCACGAGCTACGAGGAAATCAAGCAAGATGGAGACAACTGGGAAATCCACATCACATCAACCTTCAAGAACGCTCACTTAATATTCAAGCTTGGGGAGGAATTTGATGAGGAAACTATGGATGGGAGAAAGGTCAAG TCAACCATTGTCCTGGAAGGAGACAAACTAATACACCACCAGACGGCAGTGAAGGAAGATGGCGAAAACTCGACAATCACACGAGAACTCGAAGGAGACACACTCGTCATC ACATTTGTGGCGCTGAAAAAGAACGTGACGGCCAAACGATTTTATAAACGCTATACCAAATAG